One Paraburkholderia phytofirmans OLGA172 genomic window carries:
- a CDS encoding phytanoyl-CoA dioxygenase family protein yields MSLHSKKEQIQTLREQGFVVVPGLVSPERCGELKQIAERQLQEAVAPIEFEADLRYPGAPESKHAPGGHTVRRLLDAYGRHPDFAQWATAPEIRGWMELYFGEEPRLSRAHHNCMMTKHPAYGSLTGWHRDVRYWSFERDDLVSVWLAVGPETVDNGALWLVPKSHSATFTSDRFDEAKFFRSDLEENQALIRTAVSPELNAGDVVFFHCNTLHSAGKNLSDQVKFSLVFTYHGASNVPLPGSRSAAKPEIAF; encoded by the coding sequence TTGTACCTGGGTTGGTGTCGCCCGAGCGTTGCGGCGAACTGAAGCAGATTGCCGAGCGGCAGTTGCAGGAAGCGGTGGCGCCGATCGAGTTCGAAGCGGATCTACGGTATCCGGGCGCGCCGGAGTCAAAGCATGCGCCGGGCGGCCATACGGTTCGCCGGCTGCTGGATGCGTACGGGCGCCATCCGGATTTTGCGCAGTGGGCGACCGCACCGGAAATTCGCGGCTGGATGGAACTGTACTTCGGTGAGGAACCCCGCTTATCGCGGGCGCATCACAATTGCATGATGACCAAGCACCCTGCTTACGGCAGCTTGACCGGCTGGCATCGTGACGTGAGGTATTGGTCGTTCGAGCGTGACGATCTGGTGTCGGTGTGGCTTGCGGTCGGGCCGGAGACGGTCGATAACGGCGCGTTGTGGCTAGTGCCGAAGTCGCACAGCGCTACCTTTACTTCCGACCGTTTCGACGAGGCCAAGTTTTTCCGCTCCGATCTGGAAGAGAATCAGGCGTTGATTCGCACCGCGGTTTCGCCCGAGCTCAATGCCGGCGACGTGGTGTTCTTTCATTGCAACACGCTGCATTCGGCTGGCAAGAACCTCAGCGATCAGGTGAAATTTTCTTTGGTGTTTACCTATCACGGGGCGAGCAATGTGCCCCTGCCGGGATCCCGCTCGGCGGCCAAGCCTGAAATTGCCTTTTAG